A window of Xiphophorus hellerii strain 12219 chromosome 7, Xiphophorus_hellerii-4.1, whole genome shotgun sequence contains these coding sequences:
- the LOC116723633 gene encoding histamine N-methyltransferase-like, whose protein sequence is MGSPLKSLVHDDDRYQRSFHLFLERSSEHQCMRDFIHNKLPELLSSIGDGKSHLNVIGVGSGAGEIDLEMLNELHKKHPGVTVDNEVVEPSSQQLHNYKVLVSQKPELNYIKFTWNKMTASEFEEHWKLSKTTKKADFIHMIQMLYYVKDPGATISFFQSLLDKNGKLLIILVSGESGWGKLWRKYRNELCNTEISQCVTTGDIKSLLDSKGVRYQSFDLPSQMDITECFTEGDEKGELLLDFLTEVLDFNKTASPELKDGVLELLRHPDCSMESEGRVIFNNNLGVIVIDKPH, encoded by the exons ATGGGATCCCCACTGAAGAGTCTGGTTCATGATGATGATAGGTACCAGAGATCCTTCCACCTTTTTCTGGAGCGATCCTCTGAGCACCAATGCATGCGGGACTTCATCCACAATAAACTACCTGAACTTCTGTCCAG CATTGGAGATGGAAAGTCCCATCTAAATGTCATTGGAGTTGGAAGCGGAGCTG gtgagaTAGACCTAGAGATGCTCAACGAGCTACATAAGAAGCATCCAGGGGTGACAGTAGATAATGAGGTGGTGGAGCCAAGCAGCCAACAGCTACACAACTACAAAG TTTTAGTGTCGCAGAAACCTGAGTTAAACTACATCAAGTTTACCTGGAACAAGATGACAGCCTCGGAGTTTGAGGAGCACTGGAAACTGAGCAAGACGACAAAGAAGGCAGACTTCATTCACATGATACAG ATGCTGTACTATGTGAAGGATCCCGGTGCTACCATCAGCTTCTTCCAGAGTCTCCTCGATAAGAATGGGAAGCTTCTTATTATTCTTGTGTCTG GGGAGAGTGGCTGGGGGAAGCTGTGGCGGAAATACAGGAACGAGCTCTGCAATACAGAAATAAGTCAATGCGTGACCACTGGAGACATCAAAAGCCTCCTGGACTCAAAGGGAGTGCGCTACCAGAGCTTTGACCTGCCATCTCAAATGGATATCACCGAGTGTTTCACGGAGGGAGATGAGAAGGGGGAGCTGCTTCTTGACTTTCTCACCGAAGTGCTGGATTTTAATAAAACGGCGTCACCAGAGCTGAAAGATGGCGTGTTGGAGCTGCTCCGACATCCGGACTGCAGCATGGAGTCTGAGGGCAGAGTTATCTTTAACAACAACCTTGGTGTCATAGTCATCGATAAACCACATTAA